A single Fusobacterium hominis DNA region contains:
- a CDS encoding manganese-dependent inorganic pyrophosphatase gives MEKILITGHKIPDTDSICSAISYTELKHAQGVENAVACRLGKVSRETQYALDHFGAETPLFLDNVNPDADGTKKKVILVDHNERFQTPDGIENAKILEVIDHHKFNLITDEPLKIVADTVGCTSTIVYRLYKQAGITPSKRAAGLMMSAIISDTLLFKSPTCTPEDVEAVKELSKLAGEENYEEYGMKLLIEGTTLSDKTPDEIITMDMKEFDMNGKTVAIAQVNTVDTKGTLSMQADLEKAMNDRINAKGYDLFVLIITDIVKAGSYVLATGKSPELVEKGFKVTLENNTAWLEGVVSRKKQVVPFMLEASK, from the coding sequence ATGGAAAAAATTCTTATAACTGGACATAAAATTCCAGATACTGATTCTATATGTTCAGCTATTTCATATACTGAGTTAAAACATGCTCAAGGTGTAGAAAATGCTGTAGCATGCAGACTAGGAAAAGTAAGTAGAGAAACTCAATATGCTTTAGATCATTTCGGTGCTGAAACTCCATTATTTTTAGACAATGTAAATCCTGATGCTGATGGAACTAAAAAGAAAGTTATCTTAGTTGATCACAATGAAAGATTCCAAACACCAGATGGAATAGAAAATGCAAAAATACTAGAAGTTATTGACCATCATAAATTCAATCTTATCACTGATGAACCTTTAAAAATAGTAGCTGATACTGTTGGATGTACTTCAACTATTGTATATAGATTATACAAACAAGCTGGAATTACTCCTTCTAAGAGAGCTGCCGGACTTATGATGAGTGCTATTATTTCTGATACTCTTTTATTTAAATCTCCTACATGTACACCAGAAGATGTAGAAGCTGTAAAAGAATTATCAAAACTTGCTGGAGAAGAAAATTATGAAGAATATGGAATGAAACTTCTTATTGAAGGAACTACTCTTTCTGATAAAACTCCAGATGAAATTATCACAATGGATATGAAAGAATTTGATATGAATGGTAAAACTGTTGCTATTGCACAAGTTAATACTGTTGATACTAAAGGAACACTATCTATGCAAGCTGATCTTGAAAAAGCAATGAATGATAGAATTAATGCTAAAGGTTATGACCTTTTTGTACTTATCATTACTGATATTGTAAAAGCTGGTTCATATGTTTTAGCAACAGGAAAATCTCCTGAACTTGTTGAAAAAGGATTTAAAGTAACTTTAGAAAATAATACTGCTTGGCTTGAAGGGGTAGTTTCTAGAAAGAAACAAGTAGTACCTTTTATGCTTGAAGCTAGTAAATAA
- the secA gene encoding preprotein translocase subunit SecA: protein MIGDIFKKIFGTKNDREVKRIRKIVDAINALEPDFEKLTDEQLKEKTVIFKERLSKGETLDDILVEAFATVREASKRTIGLRHYDVQLIGGIVLHEGKITEMKTGEGKTLVATCPVYLNALAGKGVHVITVNDYLASRDRDILSKLYGFLGLSSGVILNGISTEQRKEAYSCDITYGTNSEFGFDYLRDNMVGSLDEKVQRELNYCIVDEVDSILIDEARTPLIISGAAEESTKWYQIFYQVVSMLDRSFETEKIKDIKVKKEIPFDQIGDYEVDEKSKNIVLTEKGIAKVEKLLKLENLYSPENVELTHYLQQALKAKELFKRDRDYLVREGQVIIIDEFTGRAMVGRRYSDGLHQAIEAKEGVRIAGENQTLASITLQNYFRMYNKLSGMTGTAETEAAEFVHTYGLQIVVIPTNKPVVRKDHADLVYKTRKEKIDAIVARIHQLYEKGQPVLVGTISIKSSEELSQILKDKKIPHNVLNAKYHAKEAEIVAQAGRYKAVTIATNMAGRGTDIMLGGNPEFLALAEAGSKDNEKYPELLEKYTKQCAQEGEKVKSLGGLFILGTERHESRRIDNQLRGRAGRQGDPGESEFYLSLEDDLMRLFGSDRVKHVMEKLGLPEGEPITHSMINKAIANAQNKIESRNFGIRKNLLEFDDVMNKQRTAVYASRNEAMSKDDLKDSIIAMLHETIYSEVAKRFQGEYKEDWDILGLVEYVKENYRYEITDTEEYKSMTIEEYSQKLFDELVESYNQKEEKLGRDIMRRLEKYILFEVTDSRWREHLKALDGLKEGIYLRAYGQRDPVVEYKLISGDLYEQMIETIKAQTTSFLFKVIIKDEEEEKNMKMQNDQEEIREYTSEDENGVENVSSDEVSEDSPCPCGSGKKYKNCCGRL from the coding sequence ATGATAGGAGATATTTTTAAAAAAATTTTTGGAACTAAAAATGATAGGGAAGTAAAAAGAATTAGAAAAATTGTGGATGCTATCAATGCTTTGGAGCCAGATTTTGAAAAATTGACAGATGAGCAGTTGAAAGAAAAAACTGTAATATTTAAAGAGAGACTATCAAAAGGGGAAACACTTGATGATATTCTAGTTGAAGCTTTTGCAACGGTTAGAGAGGCTTCTAAAAGAACTATTGGACTTAGACACTATGATGTGCAACTTATAGGTGGAATTGTTCTTCATGAAGGAAAAATTACAGAGATGAAAACTGGAGAAGGAAAAACTCTTGTTGCTACATGTCCTGTATATTTAAATGCTCTTGCTGGAAAAGGAGTTCATGTAATAACTGTAAATGATTATCTAGCATCAAGAGATAGAGATATTTTAAGTAAATTATATGGATTTTTAGGACTTTCTTCTGGAGTTATTTTAAATGGTATTTCAACAGAACAAAGAAAAGAAGCGTATAGTTGTGATATTACATATGGAACAAACTCTGAGTTTGGATTTGATTATCTAAGAGATAATATGGTTGGTTCATTAGATGAAAAAGTACAAAGAGAACTTAACTATTGTATAGTAGACGAAGTTGACTCAATACTAATAGATGAAGCAAGAACACCACTTATAATATCTGGAGCAGCAGAAGAATCAACAAAATGGTATCAAATATTTTATCAAGTTGTTTCTATGTTAGATAGAAGCTTTGAAACAGAAAAAATTAAAGATATAAAAGTGAAAAAGGAGATTCCTTTTGACCAAATAGGGGACTATGAAGTAGATGAAAAATCTAAAAATATTGTGTTGACTGAAAAAGGTATAGCAAAAGTAGAAAAACTTTTAAAATTAGAAAATCTATATTCACCAGAAAATGTTGAATTGACACACTATTTGCAACAAGCATTAAAAGCAAAAGAGTTATTTAAAAGAGATAGAGATTATCTTGTAAGAGAAGGTCAAGTTATTATAATAGACGAATTTACAGGAAGAGCAATGGTTGGAAGAAGATATTCAGATGGTCTTCACCAAGCTATTGAAGCTAAAGAAGGAGTACGTATAGCAGGAGAAAACCAAACATTAGCATCTATAACTCTTCAAAATTATTTTAGAATGTATAATAAACTTTCAGGTATGACAGGAACAGCAGAAACAGAGGCAGCTGAATTTGTTCATACTTATGGACTACAAATAGTAGTTATTCCAACAAATAAACCAGTAGTAAGAAAAGATCACGCAGATTTAGTTTATAAAACACGTAAAGAAAAAATAGATGCAATAGTTGCTAGAATACATCAGTTGTATGAAAAAGGACAACCAGTATTAGTAGGAACTATATCTATTAAAAGTTCAGAAGAGCTTTCTCAAATATTAAAAGATAAAAAAATTCCTCATAATGTATTAAATGCAAAATATCACGCAAAAGAAGCTGAAATTGTAGCACAAGCTGGAAGATATAAAGCAGTTACAATAGCTACAAATATGGCAGGTAGAGGAACAGATATTATGCTAGGAGGAAACCCTGAATTTTTAGCACTTGCTGAAGCTGGAAGTAAAGATAATGAAAAATATCCAGAACTTTTAGAAAAATATACAAAACAATGTGCACAAGAGGGAGAAAAAGTTAAATCTTTAGGTGGATTATTTATTTTAGGTACTGAAAGACATGAATCTAGAAGAATCGATAATCAACTTAGAGGAAGAGCAGGAAGACAAGGAGATCCAGGAGAATCAGAATTTTATCTTTCATTAGAAGATGATTTGATGAGATTATTTGGATCAGATAGAGTAAAACATGTAATGGAAAAATTAGGGTTACCTGAGGGAGAGCCTATTACTCATTCAATGATAAATAAAGCAATAGCAAATGCACAAAATAAAATAGAATCTAGAAACTTTGGAATTAGAAAGAACTTACTTGAATTTGATGATGTAATGAATAAACAAAGAACAGCAGTTTATGCAAGTAGAAATGAAGCTATGTCAAAAGATGATTTAAAAGATAGTATAATAGCTATGTTACATGAAACAATATATAGTGAAGTAGCAAAAAGATTCCAAGGAGAATATAAAGAGGATTGGGATATATTAGGTCTTGTAGAGTATGTAAAAGAAAATTATCGTTATGAAATAACTGATACTGAAGAATATAAATCTATGACAATAGAAGAATATAGTCAAAAATTATTTGATGAACTTGTAGAAAGTTATAATCAAAAAGAAGAAAAACTTGGTAGAGATATAATGAGAAGATTAGAAAAATATATTCTATTTGAAGTTACAGATTCAAGATGGAGAGAACATCTAAAAGCTCTAGATGGATTAAAAGAAGGAATATATTTAAGAGCTTATGGGCAAAGAGATCCTGTTGTTGAATATAAATTAATATCAGGGGACCTTTATGAGCAAATGATAGAAACTATTAAAGCTCAAACAACATCTTTCCTATTTAAAGTTATAATCAAAGACGAAGAAGAAGAAAAAAATATGAAAATGCAAAATGATCAAGAAGAAATAAGAGAGTACACTTCTGAAGATGAAAATGGAGTGGAAAATGTTTCAAGTGATGAAGTTTCTGAAGATTCACCATGTCCTTGTGGAAGTGGTAAGAAATATAAAAACTGTTGCGGAAGATTATAA
- the rfaD gene encoding ADP-glyceromanno-heptose 6-epimerase: MIIVTGAAGMIGSAVVWKLNEMGRNDIIVVDKLRTENKWLNLRKRDYADWVDRDELFNWLENPANASKITGVVHMGACSATTETDADFLMENNYGYSKKLWDFCAKRQITYVYASSAATYGGGEQGYNDDVTPEELKKLMPLNKYGYSKKLFDDWAFKQEIAPKQWCGLKFFNVYGPQEYHKGRMASMVFHTFNQYKENGGVKLFKSYKEGFKDGEQLRDFVYLKDALDVIYFLLTNKVESGVYNIGTGEARSFLDLAMATMKAASHNPDLKQEDVVEFIPMPDDLRGKYQYFTQASMEKLRKAGYTKPFTKLEDGVMDYVQNYLAKEDQYL, from the coding sequence ATGATTATAGTTACAGGTGCTGCCGGAATGATAGGAAGTGCAGTTGTCTGGAAATTAAATGAAATGGGAAGAAATGATATTATAGTAGTTGACAAACTTAGAACAGAAAATAAGTGGTTAAATCTAAGAAAAAGAGATTATGCTGATTGGGTGGATAGAGATGAACTTTTTAATTGGCTTGAAAATCCAGCTAATGCATCTAAAATAACAGGAGTTGTTCATATGGGTGCATGTTCAGCAACTACTGAAACAGACGCTGATTTTTTAATGGAAAATAACTATGGATATTCTAAAAAATTATGGGATTTCTGTGCAAAAAGACAAATTACATATGTATATGCTTCGTCTGCTGCAACTTATGGTGGAGGAGAACAAGGATATAATGATGATGTAACACCAGAAGAATTAAAAAAATTAATGCCATTAAATAAATATGGATATTCTAAAAAATTATTTGATGATTGGGCTTTTAAACAAGAGATAGCTCCAAAACAATGGTGTGGATTAAAGTTTTTTAATGTATATGGGCCACAAGAATATCATAAAGGTAGAATGGCTTCAATGGTTTTCCATACTTTTAACCAATATAAAGAAAATGGTGGAGTAAAACTTTTTAAATCATATAAAGAAGGATTTAAAGATGGAGAACAATTAAGAGACTTTGTATATTTAAAAGACGCATTAGATGTAATTTATTTTCTTTTAACAAATAAAGTAGAATCAGGGGTTTACAATATTGGAACTGGAGAGGCTAGAAGTTTTCTTGATCTAGCTATGGCGACTATGAAAGCAGCATCTCATAATCCTGATCTTAAACAGGAAGATGTTGTTGAGTTTATTCCTATGCCTGACGATTTAAGAGGAAAATATCAATATTTTACTCAGGCATCAATGGAGAAATTGAGAAAAGCAGGGTACACAAAACCATTTACAAAATTAGAAGATGGAGTTATGGATTATGTTCAAAATTACCTTGCAAAAGAAGATCAATATTTATAA
- a CDS encoding thermonuclease family protein — translation MRQLLISLLVFLNTIFAFGISGKVVKVSDGDSFYLKSGNRTYRIRMYGIDAPELHQEYGIDSKKYLKSIILNKNIDVKVMDEDKYGRKIGKVFYKSKDINLQMLESGNAWLYEYYAKNERKYKKAFKNARENKIGLWKHENLENPRQYRLKHKREE, via the coding sequence ATGAGACAATTATTAATTTCATTGCTAGTGTTTTTAAATACAATTTTTGCATTTGGAATAAGTGGTAAGGTAGTAAAAGTATCAGATGGAGATAGCTTTTATTTAAAATCAGGAAATAGAACTTATAGAATTAGAATGTATGGGATAGATGCACCTGAATTGCATCAAGAATATGGGATAGATAGTAAGAAATATTTAAAGTCTATTATTTTGAATAAAAATATAGATGTAAAAGTAATGGATGAAGATAAATATGGAAGAAAAATAGGAAAGGTATTTTACAAAAGTAAAGATATAAACTTGCAGATGTTAGAATCTGGTAATGCTTGGCTATATGAATATTATGCTAAAAATGAAAGAAAATATAAAAAAGCTTTTAAAAATGCAAGAGAAAATAAAATAGGACTTTGGAAGCATGAAAATTTGGAAAATCCAAGACAATATAGATTGAAACATAAAAGGGAGGAATAA
- a CDS encoding undecaprenyl-diphosphate phosphatase gives MNPFLLVIILAVVEGMTEFLPVSSTGHMILVEKFIGNTGLSKQFMDSFMIIVQLGAILAVVIYFWDKLTPFVKTKKDFMLRMRLWVKVIIGVLPAVVIGLLLDDYISEYFMGNVFVVATTLIFYGIILIVIEKFHKGDGKINTIGKMSYKLAFVIGFFQCLAMIPGTSRSGATIIGALLLGLSREAATEYSFFLAIPTMFGATFLKLIKNGLDFTKVEWQLIGVGTLVAFVVAYLVIRWFMGYIKKRDFVFFGVYRIILGIIVLGVLFIH, from the coding sequence ATGAATCCATTTTTATTAGTTATTATTTTAGCAGTAGTAGAAGGAATGACTGAATTTCTTCCAGTTAGTAGTACAGGACATATGATCCTAGTTGAAAAATTTATTGGAAATACAGGATTGTCAAAACAATTTATGGATAGTTTTATGATAATTGTACAACTAGGAGCTATATTAGCAGTTGTGATATATTTTTGGGATAAGCTTACGCCTTTTGTAAAGACCAAAAAAGATTTTATGCTGCGTATGAGATTGTGGGTAAAAGTTATAATAGGTGTATTACCTGCAGTTGTAATAGGATTACTTTTAGATGATTATATATCAGAGTATTTTATGGGAAATGTATTTGTTGTAGCTACAACACTTATATTTTATGGAATAATTTTGATAGTAATTGAGAAATTTCATAAAGGTGATGGAAAAATTAACACCATAGGAAAAATGAGCTACAAATTAGCATTTGTCATTGGATTTTTCCAATGTTTAGCAATGATTCCAGGAACTTCTAGATCAGGAGCTACAATTATAGGTGCTCTTCTTTTAGGACTTTCAAGAGAAGCAGCTACAGAGTATTCATTTTTTCTAGCAATCCCAACTATGTTTGGAGCAACTTTTTTAAAACTTATAAAAAATGGACTTGATTTTACAAAAGTGGAGTGGCAACTAATAGGTGTTGGAACTTTAGTAGCATTTGTTGTTGCATATCTTGTAATAAGATGGTTTATGGGTTATATTAAAAAACGTGATTTTGTATTTTTCGGTGTTTATAGAATTATTTTAGGTATAATTGTACTAGGTGTTTTATTTATACATTAA
- a CDS encoding GNAT family N-acetyltransferase, which produces MKIETSRFILRPWVKEDAKALYKYASNEKIGPSAGWLPHKSITESEDIIKTIFAIPNTFAIVLKSINEPVGSIGLMVGKYSSLSLPDNEAELGYWLGVPYWGQEIMPEAVREILKYGFEYLNLKKIWCCCSSENKNSKRVQEKCGFSFVKSENSEYELLNKKIIREIRVLENNNY; this is translated from the coding sequence ATGAAAATTGAAACGTCTCGATTTATTTTACGCCCTTGGGTCAAAGAAGACGCTAAGGCACTATATAAATATGCAAGTAATGAAAAAATAGGACCATCTGCAGGATGGTTGCCTCATAAATCAATAACTGAAAGTGAAGATATAATAAAAACTATTTTTGCAATTCCTAATACATTTGCAATAGTTTTGAAAAGTATAAATGAACCTGTTGGAAGTATAGGTCTTATGGTAGGTAAATATAGTAGTCTTTCTTTGCCAGATAATGAAGCAGAATTAGGATATTGGCTAGGAGTTCCTTATTGGGGACAAGAAATTATGCCTGAAGCAGTGCGAGAGATATTAAAATATGGATTTGAGTATTTAAACCTTAAAAAAATATGGTGTTGTTGCTCAAGTGAAAATAAAAATTCCAAAAGAGTTCAAGAAAAATGTGGGTTTTCTTTTGTAAAAAGTGAAAATAGTGAATATGAACTTTTAAATAAAAAGATTATACGAGAAATAAGAGTCTTAGAAAACAATAACTATTAA
- a CDS encoding PHP domain-containing protein, which yields MQVDMHIHTIESDGTFTPEEIIKRGLKNNVTAIAITDHDTVAGIEEGIKFSNELGMEFIPGIEISCNEENLEVHILGYYLNLDDAKFIREIDELKKERETRNFKIIENFKKIGIIIDEEKLKKNAPGNIISRLHFAKYLVSEGIVKSKDEAFIRYLGKNGLAYEPKENFPPERAVKIISDNGGFVSLAHPFLITPDVDLLDKLIERLKPYGLDALEAQYSSFSKTQIKSLKRIAKKHGLIITGGSDFHGSNRTGIDIGCGGLEYQQLELIKEKLKLKKEERV from the coding sequence ATGCAAGTTGATATGCATATTCATACTATTGAATCAGACGGAACTTTTACTCCTGAAGAAATTATAAAAAGAGGATTAAAAAATAATGTTACTGCTATTGCAATTACAGATCATGATACAGTAGCAGGAATAGAAGAGGGAATAAAATTTTCAAACGAACTTGGGATGGAATTTATTCCTGGAATTGAAATTTCTTGCAATGAAGAAAATTTAGAAGTACATATTTTGGGATATTATTTAAATTTAGATGATGCAAAATTTATTCGTGAAATAGATGAATTAAAAAAAGAACGTGAAACTAGAAATTTTAAAATTATAGAAAATTTTAAAAAAATTGGTATAATAATAGATGAAGAAAAGTTGAAAAAAAATGCTCCTGGAAATATAATAAGTAGATTGCATTTTGCTAAATATTTAGTTTCAGAAGGGATTGTGAAATCTAAAGATGAAGCATTTATAAGATATTTAGGAAAAAATGGTCTTGCATATGAACCAAAGGAGAATTTTCCACCAGAAAGAGCAGTAAAAATAATAAGTGATAATGGTGGTTTTGTATCTCTTGCTCACCCCTTTCTTATAACTCCAGATGTCGATTTATTAGATAAATTAATTGAAAGATTAAAGCCTTATGGATTAGATGCTCTAGAAGCCCAATATAGCTCGTTTAGTAAAACTCAGATTAAGTCTTTGAAAAGAATAGCCAAAAAACATGGGTTAATAATAACAGGAGGATCTGATTTTCATGGTTCAAATAGAACTGGGATTGATATCGGGTGTGGTGGGTTAGAATACCAACAGCTTGAATTAATAAAAGAAAAATTAAAGCTAAAAAAGGAGGAACGTGTATGA
- the ligA gene encoding NAD-dependent DNA ligase LigA codes for MDIKDKIIKLRKDIKMYSDYYYSNDSSLISDIEFDKLMKQLKELEDEYPEYKDSSSPTEKVGATDMKSTKFQKVTHKRPMLSLSNTYNESEIKDFTDRVKKLLPDNTDVNYALELKLDGLSISVTYEKGKLVKAVTRGDGQIGEDVTENIIEIESLPKILKEPVDIEIRGEVVLPLSKFEKLNKKRLEMGEDVFANPRNAASGTLRQLDSSIIKERGLDAYFYFLIGAENMGFKSHSESLNYIKNLGIKTTGICEICKSANELMKRIDYWGEKREELDYETDGMVIKVNNLNLWDILGATTKSPRWAIAFKFPAKQVTTKIDGVTWQVGRTGKITPVAELKEVELSGSKVKRASLHNFQEIKRKDIKIGDTVFIEKAAEIIPQVIKSVKELRTGKETDIIEPTNCPICNTKVVREEGQVDIKCPNTVCPGKIEGELIYFVSRDAMNIAGFGSKIVENMLRLGFVKNIVDIYDLKRYREQLQNLDKMGEKSVDKLLASIEASKKRDYSKVLCALGIPFVGKTSAKLLAKASGNIDTLINMSVEELMQIEGIGDKMAQAIYDFFRDEDKLKLVIGLKEHGLQFSQDKETKADGDNILAGKTFLFTGTLKNFKREEIKEQIEKLGGKNLSAVSKNLDYLIVGEKAGSKLKKAQDIGTIKIITEDEFIDMCNKK; via the coding sequence ATGGATATAAAAGATAAAATAATAAAACTTAGAAAAGATATAAAAATGTATAGTGATTACTATTACTCAAATGATAGTAGCTTAATATCTGATATTGAATTTGATAAGTTGATGAAACAATTAAAAGAATTAGAAGATGAATATCCAGAATATAAAGATAGTAGCTCACCTACAGAAAAAGTAGGAGCAACTGATATGAAGTCAACAAAATTTCAAAAAGTAACACATAAAAGACCAATGTTAAGTCTTTCTAATACATATAATGAAAGTGAAATAAAAGACTTTACAGATAGGGTAAAAAAACTTTTACCGGATAATACAGATGTAAATTATGCACTTGAATTAAAGTTAGATGGATTATCAATAAGTGTAACCTATGAAAAGGGAAAACTTGTAAAAGCTGTAACAAGAGGAGATGGACAAATAGGAGAAGATGTTACAGAAAATATTATTGAGATAGAATCATTGCCTAAGATTTTAAAAGAGCCAGTAGATATAGAAATTAGAGGAGAAGTAGTATTGCCTTTAAGTAAATTTGAAAAATTAAATAAAAAAAGACTAGAAATGGGAGAAGATGTTTTTGCCAATCCAAGAAATGCAGCTAGTGGAACATTAAGACAGTTAGATTCATCTATCATTAAAGAAAGAGGACTAGATGCTTATTTCTATTTTCTAATTGGAGCAGAGAATATGGGATTTAAATCTCATAGTGAAAGTTTAAATTATATTAAAAATTTAGGAATAAAAACAACTGGTATTTGTGAGATCTGTAAAAGTGCAAATGAATTGATGAAAAGAATAGATTATTGGGGAGAAAAAAGAGAAGAGCTAGACTATGAAACTGATGGAATGGTAATAAAAGTTAATAACCTAAATCTTTGGGATATATTGGGAGCTACTACTAAAAGTCCTAGATGGGCAATTGCTTTTAAATTTCCTGCAAAGCAAGTAACAACCAAGATAGATGGTGTTACATGGCAAGTTGGAAGAACAGGAAAAATTACTCCTGTTGCTGAACTAAAAGAAGTTGAGTTATCTGGAAGTAAAGTAAAAAGAGCTAGTTTACATAATTTTCAAGAGATAAAAAGAAAAGATATTAAAATAGGAGATACAGTATTTATTGAAAAGGCAGCTGAAATTATTCCACAAGTTATAAAATCAGTAAAAGAATTAAGAACAGGAAAAGAAACTGACATTATAGAGCCAACTAACTGTCCTATATGTAATACAAAAGTCGTAAGAGAAGAGGGACAAGTAGATATAAAATGTCCAAATACAGTTTGTCCTGGAAAAATAGAAGGAGAACTTATTTATTTTGTATCAAGAGATGCTATGAATATAGCTGGTTTTGGAAGTAAGATAGTTGAAAATATGTTAAGACTTGGATTTGTTAAAAATATTGTGGATATTTATGACTTAAAAAGATATAGGGAACAGCTTCAAAACTTAGATAAAATGGGAGAAAAAAGTGTTGATAAATTATTAGCTTCTATTGAAGCTAGTAAAAAAAGAGATTACTCAAAAGTATTATGTGCATTAGGAATTCCATTTGTAGGAAAAACTTCTGCTAAACTTTTAGCAAAAGCTAGTGGGAATATAGATACTCTTATAAATATGAGTGTAGAAGAACTTATGCAAATAGAAGGTATTGGAGATAAAATGGCTCAAGCTATTTATGATTTTTTTAGAGATGAGGATAAATTAAAATTAGTAATAGGCTTAAAAGAACATGGATTACAATTTTCTCAAGATAAAGAAACAAAAGCTGATGGAGATAATATTTTAGCAGGAAAAACATTTTTATTTACTGGGACATTAAAGAATTTTAAAAGAGAGGAAATTAAAGAACAAATAGAGAAATTAGGTGGAAAAAACTTGTCAGCTGTTAGCAAAAACCTTGATTATTTAATAGTTGGAGAAAAGGCAGGAAGTAAGCTTAAAAAAGCACAGGATATAGGGACTATAAAGATAATTACAGAAGATGAGTTTATAGATATGTGCAATAAAAAATAA
- a CDS encoding carboxypeptidase M32, translating into MLEQFRSKITEKKKIDGALSILQWDLETCTPKKGQEFLSEIVGYLTMKGYEISTSKEFVELLDKLKSNLNSLSPIDKKEVEIISEEIEKMKHIPSNEYQYFSELVVKAQGIWEQAKLSNNYKIYEDKLQEIFDYTLKFAKYNRKNEANLYDVVLNEYEKGMTTEKLDIFFESLKEEIVPLLQKIVAKGNPKRKLNFYNSIENQKKFNRKIGEYLGFDFDRGVVRESEHPFTLNVDKNDVRLTTKYVENTPFSAIFSTIHETGHGIYEQQIGDELKGTILACGGSMGIHESQSRFYENIIGRSKAFWKGIYSEAQNYNPILKEITIDDFYKEINIVEPSLIRTEADELTYSLHIMVRYEIEKELFSGNIKAKDLPKIWNEKMIKYLGIAPKYDSQGVLQDVHWAGGLIGYFPSYALGSAYSVQIYNAMKKDMDIDKVLENGEMDKIKNWLGDKIHKYGRLKETEEIIREITGEGLNPKYYIDYLKKKYSAIYNLDI; encoded by the coding sequence ATATTAGAGCAGTTTAGGAGTAAGATAACAGAGAAAAAGAAAATAGATGGTGCTCTGAGTATTTTACAATGGGATCTTGAAACATGCACACCTAAAAAAGGGCAAGAATTTCTTTCTGAAATAGTTGGATATTTGACAATGAAAGGTTATGAAATATCTACATCAAAAGAATTTGTTGAACTACTAGATAAGCTAAAAAGTAATTTAAATAGCTTAAGTCCAATTGATAAGAAAGAAGTCGAAATTATATCTGAAGAAATTGAAAAGATGAAACATATTCCATCTAATGAATATCAATATTTTTCAGAACTGGTAGTAAAAGCACAAGGAATATGGGAGCAAGCAAAGTTAAGCAATAATTATAAAATCTATGAAGATAAACTTCAAGAGATTTTTGATTATACTTTAAAATTTGCAAAATACAATAGAAAAAATGAAGCTAATTTATATGACGTTGTTTTAAATGAATATGAAAAAGGTATGACAACAGAAAAATTAGATATATTCTTTGAATCTTTGAAGGAAGAGATAGTTCCTTTATTACAAAAGATAGTAGCTAAAGGGAATCCAAAGAGAAAATTAAATTTTTATAATAGCATAGAAAATCAAAAGAAATTTAACAGGAAAATAGGAGAATACTTAGGATTTGATTTTGATAGAGGAGTAGTAAGAGAAAGTGAACATCCTTTTACATTAAATGTAGATAAAAATGATGTTAGGCTAACAACAAAATATGTTGAAAATACTCCTTTTTCAGCAATATTTAGTACTATTCATGAAACTGGACATGGAATATATGAGCAACAAATAGGAGATGAATTAAAAGGAACTATTCTTGCTTGTGGTGGTTCAATGGGGATACATGAATCTCAGTCAAGATTTTATGAAAATATAATAGGCAGAAGCAAGGCTTTTTGGAAAGGAATTTATAGTGAAGCACAAAACTATAATCCTATTTTAAAAGAGATAACTATTGATGATTTTTATAAAGAAATAAACATAGTAGAGCCATCTCTTATAAGAACAGAAGCTGATGAGTTAACTTATTCACTACACATAATGGTTAGGTATGAAATTGAAAAAGAACTCTTTTCTGGAAATATAAAAGCTAAGGATTTACCGAAGATTTGGAATGAAAAAATGATTAAATATTTAGGAATTGCTCCAAAATATGACTCACAAGGTGTTTTACAAGATGTACACTGGGCAGGAGGATTAATAGGATATTTTCCTTCTTATGCCTTAGGAAGTGCTTATTCAGTTCAAATTTACAATGCTATGAAAAAGGATATGGATATAGATAAAGTTCTAGAAAATGGTGAAATGGATAAGATAAAGAACTGGCTTGGAGATAAAATTCATAAGTATGGAAGATTAAAAGAAACTGAAGAAATAATTAGAGAGATTACTGGTGAAGGATTAAATCCAAAATATTATATAGATTATTTAAAGAAAAAATATTCTGCTATATATAATCTTGATATCTAA